In Pocillopora verrucosa isolate sample1 chromosome 13, ASM3666991v2, whole genome shotgun sequence, one genomic interval encodes:
- the LOC131784929 gene encoding uncharacterized protein: protein MALKAMIVQLIVALVSVNFTLSARIAGFSPTYSGSHYFTIKKVMEELSARGHEVVLIKPANQNDPPTIGQTIPHKIFHIPYNQSYFEVFFVKSHMEDGLWKALIRFTEMQSVICKHLLNNTELIQHLRQFDMIVFERLFLCASIVADLLKIPAVVLIPSPNAPAGCSLFKVPCPLSYVPSRLAAFTSDMSFIQRVMNSVGQISFEFAVRLLKSPSERRLKEKYNIAPEKELEEVLGNAELVLILGDFSLEYPQPLLPGQVMVGPITAKAEPDPLPLDLANIINSSRGHGFIIASFGSYAETIISNRTFDVMAAAFGKLKQKVIWKLKGYIPSLLGPNIKVMKWIPQNDLLAHKDIKAFVSHVGHSSLYESAYHGVPVVAVPLFADQFFNARKVEHFGLGMTVDHKTATAEEFAKTMEDVMTEPSFKKNARRISRLMKDTPRTPLEKAGDWIEYLLRHGGAQHLRAQVFNIPWYQYYLLDVIAFLVALAAFVVIVIKWICGCMFRVCFRPSSEKAKMAEVKSFLLLFSVIISMELSFSARIAGLSGTSSGSHYFTIKKVMEELFSRGHEVVLVRPVLRDAPPSNEQKIPQRTFLTPYDEKDTENKVKTAMEGKMWKTINNLYEMQRVICEIMLNDTVLLQELKSFDLIVYESFSFCAVLVSELLGIPKVIIFSGPPNGPGTFAHNVPFPVSYIPAPMTLFTSEMTFLQRLVNFGAYNFIQSAEQVLIARYMGSLKEEYNITPGKSYQEAAGTAELVLFLADFALEYPQPLLPGQIMVGAISAKADPETLPPELKDFIDSAGGHGFVIASFGSYAQTIIAKEKIDVLAEAFGKVKQKVIWKLKGYIPSSLRQNIRVMSWIPQSDLLAHKDIKAFVSHVGHNSLYESAYHGVPVVAVPLCTDQFSNARKAEHFGLAKVLDHKTMNAEELSEAIQHVIDEPRFKREAKRISRLMKDNLRTPLEKAGDWIEYVHRHGGAQHLRAQVFNIPWYQYFLLDVIAFLVAIVTLVVMVIRYTCRCLCKACGKNGVTKTKKD, encoded by the exons GTTGTGCTGATTAAGCCTGCCAATCAAAACGATCCACCAACAATTGGGCAGACGATACCTCATAAGATATTCCACATACCATATAACCAGtcttattttgaggtattttttgttaaaagtcATATGGAAGACGGCTTATGGAAGGCTCTAATCAGATTTACAGAGATGCAAAGTGTCATTTGCAAACACTTGTTAAATAACACTGAACTGATTCAACATCTGAGGCAGTTTGACATGATAGTGTTTGAAAGACTTTTTTTGTGTGCTTCAATAGTGGCAGATCTTCTAAAAATTCCTGCAGTGGTTTTAATACCCTCTCCAAATGCTCCAGCAGGTTGTTCACTTTTCAAGGTTCCTTGTCCATTGTCATATGTGCCTTCACGTCTTGCTGCATTTACAAGTGACATGTCATTTATACAGCGTGTCATGAACTCTGTAGGTCAGATCAGTTTTGAGTTTGCTGTAAGACTTTTGAAATCTCCAAGTGAGCGCCGCCTTAAGGAAAAATATAACATTGCACCTGAGAAAGAACTTGAAGAGGTCCTCGGGAATGCTGAGTTAGTGCTCATTCTTGGAGACTTTTCACTTGAATATCCACAGCCACTTCTGCCAG gtcAGGTCATGGTGGGTCCCATCACTGCTAAAGCAGAACCTGACCCACTTCCCCTTGACTTGGCAAACATTATCAACAGTTCAAGGGGGCACGGGTTCATTATTGCTTCTTTTGGATCGTATGCAGAAACAATTATTTCTAACAGGACCTTCGATGTTATGGCTGCAGCTTTTGGAAAGTTAAAGCAGAAAGTTATTTGGAAacttaaag GTTACATTCCTTCACTCCTTGGTCCAAACATCAAAGTAATGAAGTGGATACCTCAGAATGATCTGCTGGCTCACAAAGATATCAAAGCTTTTGTTTCTCATGTGGGACACAGCAGTCTCTACGAGTCAGCTTACCATGGGGTGCCTGTGGTGGCTGTTCCTCTCTTTGCTGATCAGTTTTTTAACGCCAGGAAGGTAGAGCACTTTGGATTGGGTATGACTGTGGATCACAAAACTGCGACTGCTGAGGAGTTTGCTAAGACAATGGAGGATGTGATGACTGAACCAAG TTTCAAGAAAAATGCTAGGCGCATTTCTCGCCTTATGAAAGACACTCCACGGACCCCCCTGGAGAAAGCTGGTGACTGGATAGAGTATCTACTCAGACATGGTGGAGCCCAACACCTCAGAGCTCAAGTGTTTAACATCCCTTGGTACCAGTACTACTTACTTGACGTCATAGCTTTCCTTGTTGCCCTAGCTGCGTTTGTCGTCATAGTGATCAAATGGATATGTGGATGCATGTTTCGTGTGTGTTTCCGCCCGAGCAGCGAGAAAGCGAAA ATGGCCGAGGTGAAATCGTTCTTACTTCTTTTTTCGGTTATAATATCAATGGAATTATCCTTTTCGGCTAGAATCGCAGGTCTTAGCGGAACTTCTTCGGGATCTCATTATTTTACGATCAAAAAGGTCATGGAGGAGTTGTTCTCCCGAGGTCACGAG GTGGTGCTTGTTCGACCAGTGCTTCGTGATGCACCACCAAGTAATGAGCAGAAAATTCCCCAAAGGACATTCCTGACACCATACGACGAAAAAGATACAGAGAATAAAGTGAAAACAGCCATGGAAGGCAAAATGTGGAAGacaataaataacttatatgAAATGCAAAGAGTCATTTGTGAAATCATGCTGAATGACACAGTGCTACTTCAAGAACTGAAAAGCTTTGACTTGATAGTTTATGAGAGTTTTTCCTTCTGTGCTGTTTTGGTCTCTGAGCTTCTTGGCATTCCGAAAGTAATCATATTTTCTGGTCCTCCAAATGGTCCAGGAACTTTTGCCCATAATGTTCCTTTTCCAGTATCATACATTCCAGCACCAATGACTTTATTTACAAGCGAAATGACGTTTTTACAGCGTCTTGTGAACTTTGGAGCATACAACTTCATACAGTCTGCAGAACAAGTTTTAATTGCCAGGTACATGGGTTCTCTGAAAGAGGAATACAACATCACTCCTGGGAAGAGCTACCAAGAAGCTGCTGGCACTGCTGAGCTGGTGCTGTTTCTTGCTGATTTTGCACTGGAGTATCCGCAGCCTCTTTTGCCAG GTCAAATTATGGTGGGAGCCATTTCTGCAAAAGCAGATCCTGAAACACTCCCCCCTgaattaaaagattttattgACAGTGCAGGGGGGCATGGGTTTGTCATTGCCTCTTTTGGGTCATATGCGCAAACAATCATAGCTAAGGAGAAGATCGATGTCTTGGCTGAAGCTTTTGGAAAGGTGAAGCAGAAAGTCATATGGAAACTGAAAG GCTACATACCCTCATCTCTCAGGCAAAACATAAGAGTAATGAGCTGGATACCTCAGAGTGATCTGTTGGCTCACAAGGATATCAAAGCTTTTGTATCTCATGTGGGACACAACAGCCTTTATGAGTCAGCATATCATGGGGTGCCTGTGGTGGCTGTGCCCTTGTGTACAGACCAATTTTCTAATGCCAGGAAGGCAGAACACTTTGGACTAGCAAAAGTTTTAGATCACAAAACCATGAATGCTGAAGAACTTTCAGAGGCAATTCAGCATGTTATTGATGAACCAAG ATTCAAGAGAGAAGCCAAACGCATTTCTCGTCTTATGAAAGACAATCTGAGGACCCCCCTGGAGAAAGCTGGTGACTGGATAGAGTATGTACACAGACATGGTGGAGCCCAACACCTCAGAGCTCAAGTGTTTAACATCCCTTGGTACCAGTACTTCTTACTTGACGTCATAGCTTTCCTTGTTGCTATAGTAACATTAGTTGTCATGGTGATTAGGTACACATGCAGGTGTTTATGCAAAGCGTGTGGTAAAAATGGTGTTACAAAAACTAAAAAGGACTAG